A part of Drosophila ananassae strain 14024-0371.13 chromosome 2R, ASM1763931v2, whole genome shotgun sequence genomic DNA contains:
- the LOC6506497 gene encoding major facilitator superfamily domain-containing protein 1 produces MAREDEERIVANEVNEEEEGGQQGPGRGSRQDNELALPSGGCCMPTSKSHRFMALVFMCLLGFGSYFCYDNPGALQDHFKEDLKISTTQFSLIYSIYSWPNVVLCFLGGFLIDRLFGIRLGTVIYMLILLVGQLLFASGGILDAFWLMILGRFIFGIGAESLAVAQNSYAVLWFKGKELNMVFGLQLSVARFGSTVNFWVMQPIYDYVSNFYQGHRALGVVLLLATLTCVMSLICALILGWMDKRAERILQRNSNPAGQIPKLTDIFTFKAPFWMVSIICVAYYVAIFPFIALGQNFFVDRFGLTKKEANTVDSLVYLIAAVSSPVFGFIIDKLGRNVTWVFTATLTTIGAHALLTFTQLTPYVGMIVMGLSYSMLAASLWPLVALIIPEYQLGTAYGFCQSIQNLGLAVITIIAGIIVDHSGKNHTWVQLFFMGWLTVALIATGIIWGYNKKHHGNLNMTPQQRASFVSAENYQNFE; encoded by the coding sequence ATGGCGCGCGAGGACGAGGAACGTATCGTGGCCAACGAGGTCAACGAAGAAGAAGAGGGCGGCCAGCAGGGTCCCGGTCGTGGCTCCCGACAGGATAATGAGCTCGCCCTCCCCTCCGGCGGCTGTTGCATGCCCACCAGCAAGAGCCACCGATTCATGGCCTTGGTGTTCATGTGCCTGCTTGGATTTGGCTCGTACTTCTGCTACGATAATCCGGGTGCTCTGCAGGATCACTTTAAGGAGGATCTCAAGATTTCCACAACGCAGTTCTCCCTGATCTATTCGATCTACTCGTGGCCCAATGTGGTCCTCTGCTTTCTTGGTGGCTTCTTGATCGACCGACTGTTTGGAATCCGGCTGGGAACGGTCATCTACATGTTGATCCTGCTGGTGGGCCAGCTACTGTTTGCCAGCGGCGGTATCCTGGACGCTTTCTGGCTGATGATCCTGGGCCGATTCATCTTCGGCATCGGAGCAGAATCCCTGGCGGTGGCCCAGAACAGCTATGCCGTGCTGTGGTTCAAAGGCAAGGAACTCAACATGGTCTTCGGCCTGCAGTTGTCGGTGGCCCGATTCGGCAGCACTGTTAACTTCTGGGTGATGCAACCGATCTACGACTATGTCAGCAACTTCTACCAAGGACACCGGGCTCTGGGAGTGGTCCTGCTTCTGGCCACCTTGACGTGCGTCATGTCGCTGATCTGTGCCCTGATTCTCGGGTGGATGGACAAGCGGGCGGAGCGGATTCTTCAACGGAACAGCAACCCCGCCGGCCAGATCCCCAAGCTAACAGACATCTTCACATTCAAGGCTCCCTTTTGGATGGTCTCCATCATTTGTGTGGCCTACTACGTGGCGATCTTTCCGTTCATTGCTCTGGGACAGAATTTCTTTGTGGATCGCTTCGGCTTAACCAAGAAGGAGGCCAACACTGTGGATTCGTTGGTCTATCTAATTGCGGCCGTGTCGTCTCCGGTGTTTGGCTTCATCATCGACAAGCTGGGCAGGAATGTGACGTGGGTGTTCACAGCCACGCTGACCACGATCGGAGCCCATGCCCTGCTCACCTTTACCCAGCTGACGCCGTATGTGGGCATGATCGTAATGGGCCTCTCCTATTCCATGCTGGCCGCCAGCTTGTGGCCACTTGTTGCTCTCATCATTCCGGAATACCAGCTGGGCACTGCCTACGGCTTCTGCCAATCGATTCAGAATCTCGGCCTGGCGGTGATCACCATTATCGCTGGCATCATCGTGGATCATAGCGGCAAAAACCACACGTGGGTGCAGCTCTTCTTCATGGGATGGCTAACCGTTGCCCTAATCGCCACCGGAATTATCTGGGGCTACAACAAGAAGCATCATGGCAATCTCAACATGACGCCTCAGCAGCGGGCGAGCTTTGTCAGTGCGGAGAATTATCAGAACTTTGAATAG
- the LOC6493444 gene encoding structure-specific endonuclease subunit SLX4 isoform X3 — MDRKTRKTNFQKLQQASGKLRSTRSTNATLSLSNFFATPEDADEEGNAPGEKAPSPLPMEIDVPSPKIKPIRASNVFEKPGPKPKKAPKLKGSASGSTRKGSSRGKKQPSISNFLRNEKIFAEVTAQHCMADNFSPDDIEMALALSKSEAEKHGCLRLNEEEEAVVDLVDGNSEASTENIRQKLQKYGFRTAAKEDYKSLDVLPVVATKGSKRSRWANKFTALTLRNPDVQQKKLEGNVSAFLAQQVRTRDLSEKELLIPPYELISSSLLNLKPHPNSHILHEPNEDAIADMGLYYVTGLMEVSYTPANHLLKNWNAIQGRDLSPERETLKNRQLKKQFDLVYTELEDHFEVQLKLEQQVGSELDELEKLVAENMIEEDSKVEDITVMDASSTSSSPLKEPPDKRPKIVQEDKENLEPETSSCAGASTQITRCTSPDLFADSDEEPTAPTFSNKSQNFEDICGGDPPILEPTSLSTEPPDVQDFSLKVYKNVSESELSPSVKELEEASQITTYEIFSSSSDEDCFRCYTGEKYC, encoded by the exons ATGGATCGCAAGACGCGGAAGACCAACTTCCAAAAGCTGCAGCAGGCTTCTGGCAAACTTCG ATCAACGCGCAGCACAAATGCTACCTTAAGTTTGTCCAACTTCTTCGCAACACCCGAGGATGCTGATGAGGAGGGCAATGCACCAGGGGAGAAGGCTCCTTCTCCGCTTCCCATGGAGATTGATGTTCCCTCCCCCAAAATCAAACCAATTCGCGCCAGCAACGTTTTTGAGAAGCCCGGTCCTAAGCCCAAGAAGGCGCCCAAGCTCAAGGGGAGTGCCTCGGGAAGCACTCGCAAGGGAAGCAGTCGCGGGAAAAAGCAACCCAGCATTAGCAACTTCCTTCGAAATGAAAAGATTTTTGCAGAGGTAACAGCTCAGCATTGCATGGCGGACAACTTTAGCCCGGACGACATCGAGATGGCGCTGGCGCTGTCCAAGTCTGAAGCTGAGAAGCATGGATGCCTACGGCTAAACGAAGAGGAGGAAGCAGTGGTGGACCTCGTTGACGGAAACTCGGAAGCTTCCACTGAGAATATACGCCAGAAGCTCCAGAAATACGGGTTTCGCACAGCAGCCAAAGAAG ATTACAAATCCCTGGACGTCCTTCCTGTGGTTGCCACCAAGGGAAGCAAGCGTAGCCGGTGGGCCAATAAATTCACTGCCCTTACTCTCCGAAATCCCGATGTTCAGCAGAAGAAGTTGGAAGGCAACGTATCCGCTTTTCTGGCGCAGCAAGTACGAACCAGGGATCTAAGTGAAAAAGAGCTTTTGATCCCGCCCTACGAGTTAATAAGCTCATCCCTCCTCAACTTGAAACCCCACCCCAACTCGCATATCCTTCACGAGCCCAACGAAGATGCCATAGCTGATATGGGGTTATACTATGTAACCGGTTTAATGGAAGTTAGTTATACGCCGGCTAATCATCTGCTTAAAAATTGGAATGCAATACAGGGAAGGGACTTGTCCCCAGAACGTGAGACTTTAAAAAATCGCCAACTTAAGAAGCAATTTGATTTAGTTTACACTGAACTGGAAGATCATTTTGAGGTTCAGTTAAAACTAGAGCAGCAAGTGGGCAGTGAGCTGGACGAACTGGAAAAGTTAGTCGCTGAGAACATGATCGAAGAGGACTCTAAAGTGGAGGACATCACAGTCATGGATGCGTCTTCGACCAGCAGCAGTCCTTTGAAAGAGCCGCCAGATAAGCGACCAAAAATAGTCCAAGAGGATAAGGAGAATCTCGAACCGGAAACTTCCTCCTGCGCTGGAGCTTCCACCCAAATTACACGGTGCACTTCTCCCGATCTCTTCGCCGATTCAGATGAGGAGCCTACTGCTCCaactttttcaaataaatctcAGAATTTTGAAGACATTTGTGGTGGAGACCCACCCATTTTGGAACCCACATCCCTGTCCACTGAACCCCCGGATGTTCAAGATTTTTCTCTAAAAGTTTACAAGAACGTAAGCGAAAGTGAACTCTCGCCTTCGGTGAAGGAATTAGAAGAAGCTTCACAAATAACCACCTACGAAATATTTTCCAGTTCCAGTGATGAAG ACTGTTTCCGATGTTACACAGGAGAAAAATACTGCTGA
- the LOC6493444 gene encoding structure-specific endonuclease subunit SLX4 isoform X1, with protein MDRKTRKTNFQKLQQASGKLRSTRSTNATLSLSNFFATPEDADEEGNAPGEKAPSPLPMEIDVPSPKIKPIRASNVFEKPGPKPKKAPKLKGSASGSTRKGSSRGKKQPSISNFLRNEKIFAEVTAQHCMADNFSPDDIEMALALSKSEAEKHGCLRLNEEEEAVVDLVDGNSEASTENIRQKLQKYGFRTAAKEDYKSLDVLPVVATKGSKRSRWANKFTALTLRNPDVQQKKLEGNVSAFLAQQVRTRDLSEKELLIPPYELISSSLLNLKPHPNSHILHEPNEDAIADMGLYYVTGLMEVSYTPANHLLKNWNAIQGRDLSPERETLKNRQLKKQFDLVYTELEDHFEVQLKLEQQVGSELDELEKLVAENMIEEDSKVEDITVMDASSTSSSPLKEPPDKRPKIVQEDKENLEPETSSCAGASTQITRCTSPDLFADSDEEPTAPTFSNKSQNFEDICGGDPPILEPTSLSTEPPDVQDFSLKVYKNVSESELSPSVKELEEASQITTYEIFSSSSDEVKTVSDVTQEKNTAEDEGTIDYAAFLNQSLDDLNDLSKNLNGDITEPKDSPRDFEEDPILTVESIDNNEFCPISQEVYMKYAQMDKQASFVEDKEDRDDIFLDLEGDFHNSDNLSQLIDKVHSNSNHTQESGSFSELNFSRNSLQRSFSFSNDQSFKSPLNWKINSQAEKRELPAPSPYKFSDTSIDLTLNSDDDNEAILLSDEEINYSIWKANKSIKMQDFNEESSDSSFSSPVTKKRELPHFQTEEDLDAFLEDFPEAEKRSQSSRSPNKSALSKERAEFGILDAAQSQPFTLSQILSSSKQESPTYNDINWSEASFLDAPVKPLARKSSQFKDLLGKVTFSESQSDNDFDEFDQLVFQKPKDPIDSMPNGLDSLLTGEIKLPDLPGTPKKDSLNVPDQLEVDGNVYTVQVCQTPKPDFASLPEAQILQQLYNYGIKPLKRKQAIKMLEFIYNQTHPIMQATIPEDHHPPKRTPLVRSRSSPVIKDTPKSSTDFIKSTNEDCLTPTEPRRDIKFNDATGEELLRFSQSLPPSLCDDFEFYVLQTNVSKKTQQPLVPLHIAWHNLLCANPRLHESVLMYEPIDLQEVYLHLKQIGHRFDPKDLKSFFDRRCIIFRYDLAAPGKQAERHVRKHPKKASKKT; from the exons ATGGATCGCAAGACGCGGAAGACCAACTTCCAAAAGCTGCAGCAGGCTTCTGGCAAACTTCG ATCAACGCGCAGCACAAATGCTACCTTAAGTTTGTCCAACTTCTTCGCAACACCCGAGGATGCTGATGAGGAGGGCAATGCACCAGGGGAGAAGGCTCCTTCTCCGCTTCCCATGGAGATTGATGTTCCCTCCCCCAAAATCAAACCAATTCGCGCCAGCAACGTTTTTGAGAAGCCCGGTCCTAAGCCCAAGAAGGCGCCCAAGCTCAAGGGGAGTGCCTCGGGAAGCACTCGCAAGGGAAGCAGTCGCGGGAAAAAGCAACCCAGCATTAGCAACTTCCTTCGAAATGAAAAGATTTTTGCAGAGGTAACAGCTCAGCATTGCATGGCGGACAACTTTAGCCCGGACGACATCGAGATGGCGCTGGCGCTGTCCAAGTCTGAAGCTGAGAAGCATGGATGCCTACGGCTAAACGAAGAGGAGGAAGCAGTGGTGGACCTCGTTGACGGAAACTCGGAAGCTTCCACTGAGAATATACGCCAGAAGCTCCAGAAATACGGGTTTCGCACAGCAGCCAAAGAAG ATTACAAATCCCTGGACGTCCTTCCTGTGGTTGCCACCAAGGGAAGCAAGCGTAGCCGGTGGGCCAATAAATTCACTGCCCTTACTCTCCGAAATCCCGATGTTCAGCAGAAGAAGTTGGAAGGCAACGTATCCGCTTTTCTGGCGCAGCAAGTACGAACCAGGGATCTAAGTGAAAAAGAGCTTTTGATCCCGCCCTACGAGTTAATAAGCTCATCCCTCCTCAACTTGAAACCCCACCCCAACTCGCATATCCTTCACGAGCCCAACGAAGATGCCATAGCTGATATGGGGTTATACTATGTAACCGGTTTAATGGAAGTTAGTTATACGCCGGCTAATCATCTGCTTAAAAATTGGAATGCAATACAGGGAAGGGACTTGTCCCCAGAACGTGAGACTTTAAAAAATCGCCAACTTAAGAAGCAATTTGATTTAGTTTACACTGAACTGGAAGATCATTTTGAGGTTCAGTTAAAACTAGAGCAGCAAGTGGGCAGTGAGCTGGACGAACTGGAAAAGTTAGTCGCTGAGAACATGATCGAAGAGGACTCTAAAGTGGAGGACATCACAGTCATGGATGCGTCTTCGACCAGCAGCAGTCCTTTGAAAGAGCCGCCAGATAAGCGACCAAAAATAGTCCAAGAGGATAAGGAGAATCTCGAACCGGAAACTTCCTCCTGCGCTGGAGCTTCCACCCAAATTACACGGTGCACTTCTCCCGATCTCTTCGCCGATTCAGATGAGGAGCCTACTGCTCCaactttttcaaataaatctcAGAATTTTGAAGACATTTGTGGTGGAGACCCACCCATTTTGGAACCCACATCCCTGTCCACTGAACCCCCGGATGTTCAAGATTTTTCTCTAAAAGTTTACAAGAACGTAAGCGAAAGTGAACTCTCGCCTTCGGTGAAGGAATTAGAAGAAGCTTCACAAATAACCACCTACGAAATATTTTCCAGTTCCAGTGATGAAG TAAAGACTGTTTCCGATGTTACACAGGAGAAAAATACTGCTGAAGATGAAGGGACCATCGATTATGCCGCTTTTCTAAATCAATCTTTAGATGATTTAAACGATTTAAGCAAAAACCTGAATGGGGATATTACGGAACCAAAAGACAGTCCAAGAGACTTTGAGGAAGATCCCATTTTAACTGTGGAATCAATAGACAACAATGAATTCTGTCCCATTTCGCAGGAAGTGTACATGAAGTATGCGCAAATGGATAAGCAGGCTTCTTTTGTGGAAGATAAGGAGGACAGAGATGATATTTTCTTGGATTTGGAGGGCGACTTCCATAACTCAGATAACTTATCACAGCTAATAGATAAAGTCCATTCCAATTCAAACCACACGCAAGAAAGTGGCAGCTTCAGTGAGTTGAATTTTTCGAGAAATTCGTTGCAAAGGAGTTTTAGCTTTTCTAACGACCAGAGCTTCAAGAGTCCGCTAAACTGGAAAATAAACTCACAAGCGGAGAAGCGAGAATTACCAGCTCCCTCGCCATACAAATTTTCGGATACTAGCATTGATTTGACCCTAAACAGCGATGATGACAACGAGGCGATCTTACTTTCCGATGAGGAAATCAATTACTCCATTTGGAAGGCCAATAAGTCGATCAAAATGCAGGATTTCAATGAAGAAAGTTCTGACAGCAGCTTCTCTTCGCCTGTCACTAAAAAGAGGGAACTTCCGCACTTTCAAACTGAGGAAGATCTGGATGCCTTCCTAGAGGATTTTCCGGAGGCTGAGAAGAGATCGCAAAGTTCACGATCGCCAAACAAGAGCGCTTTGAGCAAGGAGCGTGCTGAGTTTGGTATCCTTGATGCAGCTCAATCTCAGCCTTTTACTCTTTCGCAAATTCTAAGCTCCTCCAAGCAGGAATCGCCAACTTACAACGACATTAACTGGTCAGAGGCCTCGTTCTTGGATGCACCAGTGAAGCCTTTAGCCCGAAAGAGCAGTCAATTTAAGGATCTTTTGGGGAAAGTTACTTTCTCCGAAAGTCAGTCAGACAACGACTTTGACGAATTTGATCAGCTCGTTTTCCAAAAGCCAAAGGATCCAATAGATTCCATGCCCAATGGACTAGATAGTTTGCTTACGGGTGAGATAAAATTACCAGACCTGCCGGGGACACCAAAGAAGGACTCCCTAAATGTGCCAGATCAACTGGAGGTTGATGGAAATGTGTACACCGTGCAGGTTTGTCAGACGCCCAAGCCAGATTTCGCGTCCCTTCCAGAGGCTCAGATCCTGCAGCAACTATACAACTATGGCATCAAGCCCCTGAAGCGCAAACAGGCCATCAAAATGCTAGAGTTCATATACAACCAAACTCATCCAATAATGCAGGCTACCATTCCAGAAGACCATCATCCACCCAAGCGCACGCCTTTGGTTCGGTCTAGATCTTCCCCAGTGATAAAGGATACACCTAAATCCTCTACTGATTTCATTAAATCAACCAATGAAGACTGCCTAACTCCTACTGAGCCCCGGAGGGACATCAAATTTAACGATGCCACTGGTGAGGAACTCCTGCGCTTTTCGCAATCCTTGCCGCCCAGTCTCTGCGATGATTTTGAGTTTTATGTTTTGCAAACGAATGTCTCCAAGAAGACTCAGCAGCCGCTGGTGCCACTGCACATTGCGTGGCACAATCTTCTCTGCGCCAACCCCCGCCTGCACGAGAGTGTCCTCATGTACGAACCCATTGATCTGCAGGAGGTTTATTTGCACCTCAAGCAGATCGGCCACCGCTTCGATCCCAAGGACCTAAAGAGCTTCTTTGACCGCCGCTGCATAATATTTCGTTACGACCTGGCTGCTCCGGGCAAACAAGCAGAACGCCATGTTCGGAAGCACCCAAAAAAAGCGTccaaaaaaacataa
- the LOC6493444 gene encoding structure-specific endonuclease subunit SLX4 isoform X2, which produces MKTVSDVTQEKNTAEDEGTIDYAAFLNQSLDDLNDLSKNLNGDITEPKDSPRDFEEDPILTVESIDNNEFCPISQEVYMKYAQMDKQASFVEDKEDRDDIFLDLEGDFHNSDNLSQLIDKVHSNSNHTQESGSFSELNFSRNSLQRSFSFSNDQSFKSPLNWKINSQAEKRELPAPSPYKFSDTSIDLTLNSDDDNEAILLSDEEINYSIWKANKSIKMQDFNEESSDSSFSSPVTKKRELPHFQTEEDLDAFLEDFPEAEKRSQSSRSPNKSALSKERAEFGILDAAQSQPFTLSQILSSSKQESPTYNDINWSEASFLDAPVKPLARKSSQFKDLLGKVTFSESQSDNDFDEFDQLVFQKPKDPIDSMPNGLDSLLTGEIKLPDLPGTPKKDSLNVPDQLEVDGNVYTVQVCQTPKPDFASLPEAQILQQLYNYGIKPLKRKQAIKMLEFIYNQTHPIMQATIPEDHHPPKRTPLVRSRSSPVIKDTPKSSTDFIKSTNEDCLTPTEPRRDIKFNDATGEELLRFSQSLPPSLCDDFEFYVLQTNVSKKTQQPLVPLHIAWHNLLCANPRLHESVLMYEPIDLQEVYLHLKQIGHRFDPKDLKSFFDRRCIIFRYDLAAPGKQAERHVRKHPKKASKKT; this is translated from the exons ATGAAG ACTGTTTCCGATGTTACACAGGAGAAAAATACTGCTGAAGATGAAGGGACCATCGATTATGCCGCTTTTCTAAATCAATCTTTAGATGATTTAAACGATTTAAGCAAAAACCTGAATGGGGATATTACGGAACCAAAAGACAGTCCAAGAGACTTTGAGGAAGATCCCATTTTAACTGTGGAATCAATAGACAACAATGAATTCTGTCCCATTTCGCAGGAAGTGTACATGAAGTATGCGCAAATGGATAAGCAGGCTTCTTTTGTGGAAGATAAGGAGGACAGAGATGATATTTTCTTGGATTTGGAGGGCGACTTCCATAACTCAGATAACTTATCACAGCTAATAGATAAAGTCCATTCCAATTCAAACCACACGCAAGAAAGTGGCAGCTTCAGTGAGTTGAATTTTTCGAGAAATTCGTTGCAAAGGAGTTTTAGCTTTTCTAACGACCAGAGCTTCAAGAGTCCGCTAAACTGGAAAATAAACTCACAAGCGGAGAAGCGAGAATTACCAGCTCCCTCGCCATACAAATTTTCGGATACTAGCATTGATTTGACCCTAAACAGCGATGATGACAACGAGGCGATCTTACTTTCCGATGAGGAAATCAATTACTCCATTTGGAAGGCCAATAAGTCGATCAAAATGCAGGATTTCAATGAAGAAAGTTCTGACAGCAGCTTCTCTTCGCCTGTCACTAAAAAGAGGGAACTTCCGCACTTTCAAACTGAGGAAGATCTGGATGCCTTCCTAGAGGATTTTCCGGAGGCTGAGAAGAGATCGCAAAGTTCACGATCGCCAAACAAGAGCGCTTTGAGCAAGGAGCGTGCTGAGTTTGGTATCCTTGATGCAGCTCAATCTCAGCCTTTTACTCTTTCGCAAATTCTAAGCTCCTCCAAGCAGGAATCGCCAACTTACAACGACATTAACTGGTCAGAGGCCTCGTTCTTGGATGCACCAGTGAAGCCTTTAGCCCGAAAGAGCAGTCAATTTAAGGATCTTTTGGGGAAAGTTACTTTCTCCGAAAGTCAGTCAGACAACGACTTTGACGAATTTGATCAGCTCGTTTTCCAAAAGCCAAAGGATCCAATAGATTCCATGCCCAATGGACTAGATAGTTTGCTTACGGGTGAGATAAAATTACCAGACCTGCCGGGGACACCAAAGAAGGACTCCCTAAATGTGCCAGATCAACTGGAGGTTGATGGAAATGTGTACACCGTGCAGGTTTGTCAGACGCCCAAGCCAGATTTCGCGTCCCTTCCAGAGGCTCAGATCCTGCAGCAACTATACAACTATGGCATCAAGCCCCTGAAGCGCAAACAGGCCATCAAAATGCTAGAGTTCATATACAACCAAACTCATCCAATAATGCAGGCTACCATTCCAGAAGACCATCATCCACCCAAGCGCACGCCTTTGGTTCGGTCTAGATCTTCCCCAGTGATAAAGGATACACCTAAATCCTCTACTGATTTCATTAAATCAACCAATGAAGACTGCCTAACTCCTACTGAGCCCCGGAGGGACATCAAATTTAACGATGCCACTGGTGAGGAACTCCTGCGCTTTTCGCAATCCTTGCCGCCCAGTCTCTGCGATGATTTTGAGTTTTATGTTTTGCAAACGAATGTCTCCAAGAAGACTCAGCAGCCGCTGGTGCCACTGCACATTGCGTGGCACAATCTTCTCTGCGCCAACCCCCGCCTGCACGAGAGTGTCCTCATGTACGAACCCATTGATCTGCAGGAGGTTTATTTGCACCTCAAGCAGATCGGCCACCGCTTCGATCCCAAGGACCTAAAGAGCTTCTTTGACCGCCGCTGCATAATATTTCGTTACGACCTGGCTGCTCCGGGCAAACAAGCAGAACGCCATGTTCGGAAGCACCCAAAAAAAGCGTccaaaaaaacataa
- the LOC26514431 gene encoding uncharacterized protein LOC26514431, whose product MDSIDTSKRKPRRTFGTPSYAYRNRFAYALLAAGTVLFGIWNLTPIQRVANEKLAQALAQTEQERDRKALFEFAAPRTSQFIKDAIKESEEQNTK is encoded by the exons ATGGATTCTATTGACACCTCGAAACGGAAGCCCAGACGCACCTTTGGCACTCCATCCTACGCGTACCGCAACCGATTTGCCTATGCCCTGTTAGCCGCTGGCACAGTGCTCTTCGGAATTTGGAA CTTGACTCCTATTCAACGCGTTGCCAACGAGAAACTTGCACAGGCTTTGGCTCAAACAGAACAGGAGCGGGACAGAAAAGCACTCTTTGAGTTTGCGGCTCCGCGGACTTCTCAGTTCATTAAGGACGCGATCAAGGAGAGCGAGGAGCAGAATACCAAATAA
- the LOC6506495 gene encoding uncharacterized protein LOC6506495, producing the protein MSTIEEERKAYEKNPYFTGHIYGNFSPFYVTIAICTVVLGSIIILNIILGCCSKHRKYWQDRHTGNRWLVSIWSATPHKQPPLDFTELKEASYFQRFHPTTHQQVFPDDVVIGVDDLEPVHQHQRPPRPEGRTLHQQRQREEYVELQKRESDI; encoded by the exons ATGTCAACAATCGAAGAGGAGCGCAAGGCGTACGAAAAGAATCCCTATTTCACCGGGCATATTTACGGCAACTTCTCGCCGTTTTATGTGACCATTGCCATTTGCACAGTTGTTCTCGGCTCTATTATCATATTGAACATTATCCTTGGCTGCTGCTCCAAGCATCGCAAGTACTGGCAGGACAGGCATACCGGAAACCGTTGGCTAGTTTCCATTTGGTCCGCCACACCGCACAAGCAGCCGCCTCTGGACTTTACCGAGCTTAAAGAAGCTTCATACTTTCAGCGTTTCCAT CCCACCACCCACCAGCAGGTGTTCCCCGACGACGTCGTTATTGGCGTTGACGACTTGGAGCCCGTTCATCAGCATCAGCGTCCGCCACGCCCCGAGGGCCGCACCCTACATCAGCAGCGTCAACGCGAAGAATACGTAGAGTTGCAGAAGCGCGAGAGCGATATTTAA